From a region of the Cenarchaeum symbiont of Oopsacas minuta genome:
- a CDS encoding peptidyl-prolyl cis-trans isomerase, with amino-acid sequence MAIAIPTHVIAQSEDQVAIIETKSGNFVIELFPDIAPSHVNNFITLSNDGYYDGTVFHRVIKDFMIQGGDPNTKDPNIINLWGTGGPGYSIDEEFNDISHERGIVSMARSSDPNSAGSQFFIVHDDASFLDGQYTVFGRISGDESFVTLDKIANMETVSGDRPKNWQDTEIISITFVDKEITSTRNNFDENMNDEMMMDDEKEDGGGCLIATATFGSEMAPQVQNLREIRDNTVLETESGRMFMMGFNHIYYAFSPTVADLERKDPVVREIVQTTITPMMTSLSILKDLEINSEAEMISYGVLIILINILMYAGAPLVTLYILKRQLSRMIQNKKNSNCLEF; translated from the coding sequence ATGGCCATAGCCATACCTACGCATGTTATAGCTCAATCTGAAGATCAAGTAGCTATAATTGAAACCAAATCGGGAAACTTTGTAATAGAATTATTCCCAGATATTGCTCCTAGTCACGTAAACAACTTCATTACATTATCTAATGATGGATATTATGATGGGACTGTATTCCATCGTGTGATAAAAGATTTTATGATACAGGGAGGCGATCCTAACACCAAAGATCCTAATATAATTAATCTTTGGGGCACAGGCGGACCTGGTTATTCAATTGATGAAGAATTTAACGACATATCTCATGAAAGAGGTATTGTGTCAATGGCTAGATCTAGCGATCCTAATAGTGCTGGCTCACAGTTCTTTATTGTACATGATGATGCAAGTTTTCTAGATGGTCAATATACTGTTTTTGGCAGAATATCTGGAGATGAAAGTTTTGTGACATTGGATAAAATAGCAAATATGGAAACAGTATCTGGAGACAGACCTAAAAATTGGCAAGATACTGAGATCATCTCAATCACATTTGTAGATAAAGAAATAACATCAACTAGAAATAATTTTGATGAAAATATGAACGATGAGATGATGATGGATGATGAAAAAGAAGATGGTGGTGGATGTCTTATTGCCACTGCAACATTTGGATCAGAGATGGCACCCCAAGTTCAAAATCTTAGAGAAATTCGAGATAATACAGTGTTAGAGACAGAATCTGGCAGGATGTTCATGATGGGGTTTAATCATATCTATTATGCATTCTCTCCAACAGTAGCAGATTTGGAACGTAAAGACCCAGTTGTAAGAGAGATTGTTCAGACCACAATAACTCCAATGATGACATCACTTTCAATTCTCAAAGATTTAGAAATAAACTCAGAGGCAGAAATGATCAGTTATGGTGTATTAATAATATTGATCAATATTCTCATGTATGCTGGAGCTCCATTAGTTACATTATACATATTAAAACGACAGCTATCGCGTATGATACAAAATAAGAAAAACAGTAACTGTCTAGAGTTTTGA
- a CDS encoding oxidoreductase, with protein MFSIMLKDKVAIITGASSGIGKTTAIALATQGCKVAIGARRTPNLEELQREIEKTGGHVFAQRLDVSDRQSCESFVNAVLKKWETVDILVNNAGLMPLSFFKNLKYEEWDQMIDVNIKGVLYCTGAVIGHMKAKKSGHIVNISSVAGRIVFPSGSVYCATKHAVTALSEGLRQEFSTRSNIRVTCIEPGVVATELTNTITDESLKDFVAKAKTMESLSSDDIANAIVYAVSSPTNVNVNEILIRPTTQER; from the coding sequence ATGTTTAGTATAATGTTGAAAGATAAGGTGGCAATAATAACTGGTGCAAGTAGTGGTATAGGAAAAACCACTGCTATTGCACTAGCTACCCAAGGTTGTAAAGTGGCCATTGGAGCTAGAAGAACACCCAATCTTGAAGAATTGCAACGTGAAATTGAAAAAACTGGAGGACATGTTTTTGCTCAACGGCTAGATGTATCTGATCGACAAAGCTGTGAGTCTTTTGTAAATGCGGTTTTAAAAAAATGGGAAACTGTGGATATATTGGTTAACAATGCAGGCCTTATGCCTTTGAGTTTTTTTAAGAATCTAAAATACGAAGAATGGGATCAAATGATAGATGTTAACATAAAAGGAGTTCTATATTGCACTGGCGCAGTCATAGGTCATATGAAAGCTAAAAAATCTGGTCACATTGTAAACATTTCATCTGTTGCAGGAAGAATTGTTTTTCCTTCTGGTAGTGTTTATTGTGCCACAAAGCACGCCGTAACTGCATTAAGCGAAGGACTTCGTCAAGAATTTAGTACGCGTTCCAACATACGTGTAACGTGCATAGAACCTGGTGTCGTGGCAACAGAACTTACTAACACTATAACCGATGAATCATTAAAAGATTTTGTAGCCAAGGCAAAAACAATGGAATCTCTTTCATCTGATGATATTGCAAACGCCATAGTATATGCTGTGAGCTCCCCTACGAACGTAAACGTAAACGAGATTCTTATAAGACCTACTACGCAGGAACGTTAG
- a CDS encoding DNA methylase, whose product MVEPNWNNRTLFHGDNLDFLRAMNSNTVDLIATDPPFNKGRDFHATPDSLAQGASFQDRWVWEKDVHQEWIDQITDDHPNVMNVIEGSRLSYGDDMGAFLCFMGVRLLAMKRVLKDTGSIYLHCDPTASHYLKELMDSVFGKKFFMNEIIWAYRTGGSSKKQFSKKHDVILFYTKSKKYIFNPLKEKAYTKSKNRKAGIINYGAGNAEFFEDENGVYNLVNMRDIWDIAYINSQSDERRGYPTQKPLSLYERIITASSKEKDIVLDPFCGCATTCVAAEKLNRKWIGIDIWDKAHEVVIDRIKKECYLSAGGGRDDLIFTEGDVTYSSKLPKRTDDGEIAAPFLRVKEKVFEPEGKKMSREKMVDHLLKQTGTKCQGCDRMFDDPRYLELDHNTPRADGGINHISNRILLCSPCNKLKSNILTLSGLRRENKKQGYMIK is encoded by the coding sequence ATGGTAGAACCTAATTGGAATAATCGCACTTTATTTCATGGAGATAATTTAGATTTTCTTCGTGCCATGAATTCCAATACGGTGGACTTGATAGCAACTGATCCCCCATTTAATAAGGGGCGTGATTTTCATGCAACGCCAGACAGTTTGGCTCAAGGTGCATCATTTCAGGATAGATGGGTTTGGGAAAAAGATGTACATCAGGAATGGATAGATCAAATTACAGATGATCATCCAAATGTTATGAATGTCATAGAGGGATCACGTTTAAGTTACGGAGATGATATGGGTGCATTTTTGTGTTTTATGGGAGTTAGGTTGTTAGCTATGAAACGTGTTTTAAAAGATACAGGTTCTATCTATTTACATTGTGATCCTACAGCTTCACATTATTTAAAAGAATTAATGGATTCGGTTTTTGGAAAAAAATTTTTCATGAATGAAATAATTTGGGCATATAGAACAGGAGGGTCTTCTAAAAAACAATTTTCTAAAAAACATGATGTAATATTATTTTATACTAAATCAAAAAAATATATATTTAATCCATTAAAAGAAAAAGCATATACTAAAAGTAAAAATCGTAAAGCTGGAATTATAAATTATGGTGCAGGTAATGCAGAATTTTTTGAAGATGAAAATGGTGTTTATAATCTTGTAAATATGCGGGATATATGGGATATTGCATATATAAATTCACAAAGTGATGAACGGCGTGGATATCCTACTCAAAAACCATTATCTCTTTATGAACGAATAATTACAGCGTCTAGTAAGGAAAAAGATATTGTTTTAGATCCATTTTGTGGATGTGCAACAACATGTGTAGCCGCAGAAAAATTAAATAGAAAATGGATTGGTATTGATATTTGGGATAAGGCACATGAAGTAGTTATAGATCGTATCAAAAAAGAATGTTATTTATCCGCAGGTGGTGGGCGTGATGATCTTATATTTACCGAAGGGGATGTAACATATAGTTCAAAATTACCTAAACGTACAGATGATGGTGAAATTGCAGCTCCATTTTTGAGAGTAAAAGAAAAAGTGTTTGAACCAGAGGGTAAAAAAATGAGTAGAGAAAAAATGGTAGATCATCTGTTAAAACAAACAGGTACAAAATGTCAAGGATGTGATCGTATGTTTGACGATCCTAGATATTTAGAATTAGATCATAATACGCCTAGAGCTGACGGTGGAATTAATCATATTTCAAATCGCATATTATTATGTAGTCCATGTAATAAACTCAAAAGTAATATACTAACTTTATCAGGATTAAGACGTGAAAATAAAAAACAAGGTTATATGATAAAATGA
- a CDS encoding cobalt-precorrin-7 (C(5))-methyltransferase, with product MANVFAVGVGPGSPDYITIKVEKIIKSCDIVIGYQYTLDTIRHLLADKEVIEITMTNQEATYQKIKETLADKTLVVPFTGDVNFSESEVIDRLEEIFGKVKLYAGISSVQIAAAKTHVPLDKSRIITMHVTGSIEEKKKELCQALESGMNVILVPRPWPKMPEKQFMPSEIAIYLEKNNIDIKSIKITVFENLTTDKETVFSGHVKDLKGKEFSAMTIMVFNQNHSDSYMNYKWQWEDPNVPA from the coding sequence TTGGCGAATGTTTTTGCAGTAGGAGTAGGACCAGGATCGCCAGATTACATAACCATAAAAGTGGAAAAAATTATAAAAAGTTGCGACATTGTAATTGGATATCAATATACGTTGGATACAATAAGACATTTACTTGCAGACAAGGAGGTTATAGAAATTACAATGACTAATCAGGAAGCAACGTATCAAAAAATCAAAGAAACGTTGGCAGATAAAACATTAGTTGTGCCTTTTACCGGCGATGTTAATTTTTCAGAATCTGAGGTGATAGATAGACTAGAGGAGATATTCGGTAAAGTAAAACTTTATGCAGGTATAAGTTCCGTACAGATTGCAGCAGCAAAAACACATGTGCCACTAGACAAATCTAGAATAATTACAATGCATGTAACAGGTTCAATCGAAGAGAAAAAAAAGGAACTGTGTCAGGCATTAGAAAGTGGTATGAATGTGATTCTTGTTCCTAGACCATGGCCCAAAATGCCAGAAAAGCAATTTATGCCATCGGAGATTGCAATATATCTAGAAAAAAACAATATTGATATCAAATCCATCAAAATTACTGTTTTTGAGAATCTAACTACAGATAAAGAGACGGTTTTTAGTGGACATGTAAAAGATCTGAAAGGAAAAGAATTTTCAGCCATGACGATAATGGTATTTAATCAAAATCATTCAGATTCTTACATGAACTACAAATGGCAATGGGAAGATCCTAACGTTCCTGCGTAG
- a CDS encoding glutamine synthetase, with product MPYRVNHGKVVPIKYSSDEVFSKIQHENIKFIDLQFTGLTGRFHHTTISANTFTAEQMKDGLPKLDGSSIVGFTNIDDSDLILKPDPNTFAVIPWMTENKTARLLCDVYWGENRGRLRNDPRGIAQEAEEYVKSAGFDTSMWGPEVEFFVFDKIHWDVLTPYKGQSYSIESAEAPWSQEGTGYPMGLQEGYYPSTPSDTLTPFRNECVNILNENFGILCDNHHHEVATAGQCEIDIRYDGLTNSADATQSYKFVIRNIATKFSKIATMMPKPISMDSGSGMHTNVSLWKNKMNAFFDIDENMELSQTGLYFCGGILNHAKALCAISNPTTNSYHRLVPGYEAPVYIAWSGSNRSAIVRVPRHFKGKGYAYLKRLEFRAPDPSANPYLVFSSVLAAGLDGIKKKIDPKEPVQEDIFKMSKSERIKRNIGILPANLGEALDELESDRKFLKSILQNDVLDKIIDLGRKDQKEIAIRPHPHEFYLYFDV from the coding sequence ATGCCATATAGAGTCAACCACGGAAAAGTTGTTCCAATAAAGTACTCGTCCGACGAGGTATTTTCAAAGATTCAACATGAAAACATAAAATTCATAGATCTACAATTTACAGGTCTTACAGGACGTTTTCACCATACAACGATCTCCGCAAATACGTTTACCGCAGAACAAATGAAGGATGGTCTACCAAAACTTGATGGTTCATCCATAGTGGGATTTACTAATATAGACGATTCAGATTTGATATTAAAACCAGATCCAAACACTTTTGCAGTTATTCCATGGATGACAGAGAATAAAACTGCAAGACTGTTGTGTGATGTATACTGGGGAGAAAACAGAGGTAGATTACGAAATGATCCTAGAGGGATAGCACAAGAAGCTGAAGAATATGTAAAGAGTGCAGGTTTTGATACAAGTATGTGGGGACCAGAAGTTGAATTTTTTGTTTTTGATAAAATACACTGGGACGTACTGACTCCCTATAAAGGACAATCATATTCTATAGAATCCGCTGAAGCTCCATGGAGTCAAGAAGGGACAGGATATCCTATGGGCTTACAAGAAGGATATTATCCAAGCACACCATCTGATACATTAACACCCTTTAGAAACGAATGTGTAAACATTTTAAATGAAAACTTTGGCATTTTATGTGACAACCACCACCATGAAGTAGCTACTGCTGGACAATGTGAAATCGATATAAGATATGATGGACTTACAAACTCGGCCGATGCAACACAATCATATAAATTTGTAATTAGAAACATTGCAACAAAATTCAGCAAGATAGCCACCATGATGCCAAAACCCATATCAATGGATTCTGGTTCTGGTATGCATACAAACGTAAGTCTTTGGAAGAACAAAATGAATGCATTCTTTGACATTGATGAGAATATGGAATTGAGTCAGACTGGATTGTATTTCTGTGGAGGAATACTAAATCATGCAAAAGCCCTATGTGCAATTAGTAATCCAACAACAAATTCATATCACAGATTGGTGCCAGGGTATGAAGCACCTGTCTATATAGCATGGAGTGGTAGCAATCGTTCGGCAATCGTACGTGTACCAAGACATTTCAAAGGAAAAGGATATGCGTATTTAAAGAGGCTTGAATTTAGAGCGCCAGATCCATCAGCAAATCCGTATCTTGTCTTTTCATCGGTTTTAGCTGCAGGACTTGATGGCATTAAGAAAAAGATAGATCCAAAAGAACCAGTTCAAGAAGACATATTCAAAATGAGCAAATCTGAAAGAATAAAACGCAATATTGGAATTCTACCAGCTAATCTTGGTGAAGCGCTTGATGAGCTTGAAAGCGATCGAAAATTCCTCAAATCAATTTTACAAAATGATGTATTGGATAAAATAATTGATCTAGGACGCAAGGATCAAAAAGAGATAGCAATCAGACCACATCCGCACGAATTTTATCTTTATTTTGATGTATGA
- a CDS encoding thermosome, with protein sequence MSNVQATKTNMPVVLLKDGASETKGREAQKNNIAASRIIAEIVNTSLGPKGMDKMLVDSLGDITITNDGATILKEIDVQHPAAKMLVEIAKTTDNEVGDGTTSAVILAGALLNNAESLITKNVHPTIIVDGYRKAAKKVKQYLQDISETVTADDKAILTKIAKTSMQTKLVRKDSDMLADIMVKAIIAVSDKIGDKFVIDIDDVKVEKKAGGSIKDSHLVQGIVLDKEVVHGGMPKKITTAKIALINTALEINKTETDAKINISNPQQIQSFLEEENRMLKHMVDKVIGSGANVVLCQKGIDDMAQHYLAKANIMAIRRIKESDLTKLAKATGARIVTNLNDLFEKDLGSAELVEERKIEEDRWVFVEGCKQPKSVTMLLRAGSQKVVDEVERSAHDALMVIKDVMESPFIVAGGGAPEAYSSSKLRNWAKSLEGREQLAVEKFADSLETIPLVLAESAGLDPIDTITSLRSKQQKGEKWIGIDVINGEIGDMSTNNIIEPLAVKHQIVSVATEAACMILRIDDVVATAKSAGPPPGAEGGMPGGMPPGMGGMPDMGGMGM encoded by the coding sequence ATGAGCAATGTTCAAGCAACAAAGACAAATATGCCTGTCGTATTACTTAAAGATGGTGCAAGCGAAACCAAAGGTCGCGAAGCTCAAAAAAACAATATTGCTGCATCTAGAATAATTGCTGAAATTGTAAACACTAGTCTAGGTCCAAAAGGAATGGACAAAATGCTAGTGGATTCACTTGGCGATATAACAATTACAAATGATGGGGCTACAATTCTCAAGGAAATAGACGTCCAGCACCCTGCGGCAAAAATGTTGGTGGAAATTGCAAAAACTACCGATAATGAAGTAGGAGATGGTACCACATCGGCCGTAATTCTTGCAGGTGCACTCTTGAATAATGCCGAATCTTTAATAACAAAAAATGTCCATCCAACGATTATAGTCGACGGTTACAGAAAAGCGGCTAAAAAAGTTAAACAATATCTTCAAGATATATCTGAAACCGTAACTGCAGACGACAAGGCAATTCTTACAAAAATTGCCAAAACTTCTATGCAGACAAAACTTGTTAGAAAAGATTCTGACATGCTAGCAGATATTATGGTAAAAGCAATTATTGCTGTATCGGATAAAATTGGTGACAAATTTGTAATTGACATAGATGATGTCAAAGTAGAGAAAAAAGCTGGTGGATCTATAAAGGATTCTCATCTAGTACAGGGAATAGTTTTAGACAAAGAGGTAGTTCATGGAGGAATGCCTAAAAAAATAACAACAGCAAAAATCGCTCTGATTAATACTGCTTTGGAAATAAACAAAACAGAAACTGACGCCAAGATAAATATCTCAAACCCACAACAAATACAATCTTTTCTCGAAGAAGAAAACCGTATGCTCAAACATATGGTGGATAAAGTTATCGGTTCTGGAGCCAATGTCGTATTGTGTCAAAAAGGTATTGATGACATGGCACAACATTATTTGGCCAAAGCCAATATCATGGCAATACGACGTATAAAAGAAAGTGATCTGACAAAACTTGCTAAAGCCACTGGTGCTAGAATAGTGACAAATTTGAATGATCTGTTTGAAAAAGATTTGGGATCTGCTGAACTCGTAGAAGAAAGAAAGATCGAAGAAGATAGGTGGGTCTTTGTAGAAGGTTGCAAGCAACCAAAATCTGTTACAATGTTACTTCGTGCTGGATCACAAAAAGTTGTGGACGAAGTAGAAAGATCCGCACACGATGCATTAATGGTAATAAAAGATGTAATGGAATCTCCATTTATCGTAGCGGGTGGCGGTGCTCCAGAGGCATATTCTTCATCAAAACTTCGTAATTGGGCAAAATCACTAGAAGGTCGAGAGCAATTAGCAGTAGAAAAATTTGCAGACTCACTTGAAACAATTCCACTTGTTCTTGCCGAAAGTGCAGGACTTGATCCCATTGATACAATAACTTCTCTTAGATCAAAACAACAAAAAGGCGAAAAATGGATCGGAATAGATGTTATAAACGGAGAGATTGGCGACATGAGTACCAACAACATAATAGAACCACTAGCTGTAAAACATCAAATTGTCTCTGTTGCTACAGAAGCTGCATGCATGATTCTTCGTATAGACGATGTTGTAGCTACTGCAAAATCTGCTGGACCTCCTCCAGGTGCTGAAGGAGGAATGCCAGGAGGTATGCCTCCAGGTATGGGTGGCATGCCTGATATGGGCGGCATGGGAATGTAA
- a CDS encoding AN1-type Zinc finger protein, whose amino-acid sequence MKPKPCAYCGDMTDMPFECNYCKDPFCPEHRLPEDHRCVKLTQIRSKKFGERKIIRDGGPKKGLLSRLFGRH is encoded by the coding sequence ATGAAACCAAAACCATGTGCCTACTGCGGAGATATGACAGATATGCCGTTTGAATGCAACTATTGTAAAGATCCTTTTTGCCCAGAACATAGACTTCCAGAAGATCATCGTTGCGTGAAGCTAACACAGATCAGATCAAAAAAGTTTGGAGAGAGAAAAATAATCCGCGATGGTGGTCCAAAGAAAGGATTACTGAGTAGACTTTTCGGTCGCCACTAG
- a CDS encoding putative membrane protein, whose amino-acid sequence MSHIDIDVIDFLLIAIYPAAGLFGIEMIFRVLKGSQWLKLSIQGFLSLAFGIAYLTLITAHWLTSVVLIALAIALFYQSKRALLTPGKSLY is encoded by the coding sequence ATGTCGCACATTGATATAGATGTAATAGATTTTCTTTTAATTGCAATATATCCTGCTGCTGGTCTTTTTGGAATTGAAATGATATTTAGAGTTTTAAAAGGATCACAATGGTTAAAGTTATCAATACAGGGATTTCTTTCACTTGCTTTTGGAATTGCATATTTGACATTGATTACAGCTCATTGGCTAACTTCCGTAGTTTTAATCGCATTAGCTATTGCACTTTTTTATCAATCAAAAAGAGCTCTACTGACTCCTGGCAAATCTCTTTACTAG
- a CDS encoding molecular chaperone encodes MTMFNNRELDKLFNDISDRFLGSESLAEVVKAGHFGEPLYYGYTMTVGSDGKPVIKEYGNVRSNPATTLDNALVDTIVDEKGGQLKLVAEMPGVEKEDIHAVVNGNIVNIEAEHDAKKYNVSVPIEHKVLKDSAKASYKNGILEMVFKLIKKPEGTKVEVN; translated from the coding sequence ATGACAATGTTTAACAATAGAGAACTCGACAAACTCTTCAATGACATCTCGGATCGTTTTCTTGGATCTGAGAGTTTAGCAGAGGTAGTCAAGGCAGGACATTTTGGCGAGCCGCTATATTACGGTTATACGATGACCGTCGGCTCGGATGGAAAACCTGTAATAAAAGAGTACGGAAATGTAAGATCTAATCCAGCAACAACTTTGGACAATGCACTAGTGGACACCATCGTAGACGAAAAAGGTGGGCAATTGAAACTGGTTGCAGAGATGCCTGGAGTTGAGAAAGAAGATATACATGCAGTCGTAAACGGTAACATAGTAAATATCGAAGCAGAGCACGATGCAAAAAAATACAATGTATCTGTTCCGATAGAACACAAAGTACTCAAAGATTCAGCCAAAGCATCGTACAAAAATGGAATTCTCGAAATGGTGTTCAAACTCATCAAAAAACCCGAGGGTACCAAAGTGGAGGTAAACTAA
- a CDS encoding serine hydroxymethyltransferase, translated as MLKDHNKWFSESIPLIASENVPSPAVREAMISDFANRYAEGWPGERVYAGCIYIDKVEFECMRLAKKLFRAEFADVRPISGVVANLAIYSAFTNPKDVMITSSIPAGGHISHGKKEHSGTAGLVHGLNIEFYPFDSQEMTIDVDKTKQKIKTLKKENKLPKMAMFGGSLFLFPHPVKELSDFLKGYDIHINYDAAHVAGLIAGKQFQDPIREGADTLTMSTHKTLFGPQGGLILAKNTHSEDIKKATFPGLTSNHHIHHMAAKAIAFTEALEFGKEYAKQVIKNAKALAQEMSNLGFKVLGESRGFTKSHQIAVNILEYLDGGEAEHVLEKANIIVNRQLIPGDIKAGRNYFHPSGIRLGVSEITRLGMKESEMTEIALFLAKIIIQDNDPKKILRQVKSFRRDYQKVGYCFDQKTSGYEYVQLR; from the coding sequence ATGCTAAAAGATCATAACAAATGGTTTTCTGAGTCGATTCCGCTTATTGCAAGTGAAAATGTGCCAAGTCCGGCAGTAAGGGAAGCAATGATATCAGATTTTGCTAATAGATATGCTGAAGGTTGGCCAGGAGAGCGAGTCTATGCAGGATGTATCTATATCGATAAAGTGGAGTTTGAATGCATGAGACTTGCCAAAAAACTTTTTCGTGCAGAATTTGCCGACGTAAGGCCGATATCTGGGGTTGTTGCAAATCTTGCGATATATTCTGCTTTTACTAATCCCAAAGATGTGATGATTACTTCATCCATACCTGCTGGAGGTCACATATCACACGGGAAAAAAGAACATTCTGGAACTGCAGGATTGGTACACGGTCTCAATATAGAATTCTATCCGTTTGATTCACAAGAGATGACAATAGATGTTGACAAAACCAAACAAAAAATAAAAACTTTAAAAAAAGAAAACAAGCTTCCAAAAATGGCCATGTTTGGAGGCTCGCTGTTTTTATTTCCACATCCTGTAAAGGAGCTATCTGATTTTCTAAAAGGATATGATATACACATAAACTATGATGCAGCTCATGTGGCAGGTTTGATAGCAGGTAAACAGTTCCAAGATCCGATTAGAGAGGGTGCAGATACGTTAACAATGAGTACTCATAAAACACTCTTTGGTCCGCAGGGAGGATTAATTTTAGCAAAAAACACCCATTCTGAAGATATCAAAAAAGCTACATTCCCTGGTCTTACAAGCAATCATCACATACATCACATGGCGGCAAAAGCAATAGCGTTTACAGAAGCACTGGAATTTGGTAAAGAATATGCAAAGCAGGTAATTAAAAATGCAAAGGCATTAGCTCAAGAGATGAGTAATCTTGGTTTCAAAGTTTTGGGTGAATCTAGAGGATTTACAAAATCACATCAAATAGCTGTAAACATATTGGAATATTTGGATGGTGGAGAAGCTGAACATGTGCTTGAAAAAGCCAATATTATAGTAAACAGACAACTAATACCTGGAGATATCAAGGCTGGGCGTAATTACTTTCATCCTAGCGGTATACGATTAGGAGTATCAGAAATTACGCGGTTAGGTATGAAAGAATCAGAGATGACTGAAATTGCCTTGTTTCTAGCTAAAATTATCATACAGGATAATGATCCAAAGAAAATACTACGTCAAGTAAAATCATTCAGACGTGACTATCAAAAAGTCGGCTATTGTTTTGATCAAAAAACAAGTGGATATGAGTATGTTCAATTACGTTAG